In Lentibacillus sp. JNUCC-1, the genomic window TCATGCTGCCCCAACTTTTAAAAGCGCGGTGAGCAGCTGAAATTGCTTTTTTCGTTTCAGCTTCACCGCCGGCAGAAATGGTGGTCAGCGGTTCAAGGATGGCTGGATTATAAATGATGTCGCTATGCGCTTCATCTACTTTAAGCCACTCTCCGTCAATGTAAATGCTTTGTGTGACCTTATCAATCAAGCTCAATCACTCCTTCTCCCATGCGGGCAGCATTTTGTTTAGTGGTTTATCTTTACGGTATCCAAGGACATATTGCGCCTGCATGATGGTGTGAATTTCACGCGTGCCTTCATAGATGACAGGGGCTTTAGAGTTGCGCAGATAACGCTCAACCGGATATTCATCTGAATAACCGTACGCACCGTGAATCTGAACGGCATCATCGGCTGCTTTGTTGGCGAAATCGCACGCCTGCCATTTGGCCATGGAGGTTTCGCGTGTATTGCGCTTGCCTTGGTTTTTAAGTTCTCCCGCTTTATAAACGAGCAAGCGGCTCATTTGCAAGCCTGCTTCCATCTTGGCAAGCATTTGCTGGACAAGCTGGTGCTGGCCAATGGGTTTGCCGAATGTTTCGCGCTCATGACAGTAATCCACACTTGCTTCAATACAAGCCATGATCTGACCGACAGCTCCCGCAGCGACGGTGAAGCGTCCATTGTCGAGCGCAGCCATGGCAATTTTAAAGCCTTCTCCTTCGTCACCAAGGAGGTTTTCAGCAGGGACTTTGACGTCTTCAAAAAACAGTTCTCCTGTGTTGCCAGCACGAATGCCATGCTTGCCTTTTGTTGCTTTTGAGGAAAAGCCATCCATCGCCCGCTCAACAATGAAAGCAGAGATGCCATGGTGGCGTTTGTCTTTTTCTGTATAGGCAAAAACGATAAAGTGATCTGCCGTGTCACAAAGGGAAATCCAGTTTTTCTGACCGTTCAGCACATAATGATCCCCTTTTTTAACGGCTGTTGTTTGAATGGAAGCGACGTCTGAACCGGCGGCGGGTTCTGTTAAGCCAAATGCCCCCAGTTTTTCACCTTTCGCCTGGGGTACGAGAAACTTTTGTTTTTGCTCTTCATTTCCCCATTGCAGCAGGGTCATGCTGTTGAGTCCGGTGTGTACGGATACGGCTGTGCGAAAAGCCGTATCGCCGCGCTCGAGTTCTTCGCAGACGATGGCGAGTGCATTATAATCCATGCCGCTGCCGCCATATGCTTCCGGAATGCAGACGCCCATCAGGCCAAGGTCAGCGAGTTTTTCAACCACAGATGGGTCGAATTTTCCTTCGCGGTCCCAATCTGCTATATAAGGCATAATCTC contains:
- a CDS encoding acyl-CoA dehydrogenase family protein, coding for MNFDFTEEQTMLRQTVRQFVDKEIMPYIADWDREGKFDPSVVEKLADLGLMGVCIPEAYGGSGMDYNALAIVCEELERGDTAFRTAVSVHTGLNSMTLLQWGNEEQKQKFLVPQAKGEKLGAFGLTEPAAGSDVASIQTTAVKKGDHYVLNGQKNWISLCDTADHFIVFAYTEKDKRHHGISAFIVERAMDGFSSKATKGKHGIRAGNTGELFFEDVKVPAENLLGDEGEGFKIAMAALDNGRFTVAAGAVGQIMACIEASVDYCHERETFGKPIGQHQLVQQMLAKMEAGLQMSRLLVYKAGELKNQGKRNTRETSMAKWQACDFANKAADDAVQIHGAYGYSDEYPVERYLRNSKAPVIYEGTREIHTIMQAQYVLGYRKDKPLNKMLPAWEKE